One genomic segment of Exiguobacterium sp. BMC-KP includes these proteins:
- a CDS encoding S1 domain-containing RNA-binding protein, whose product MSIEVGSKVQGKVTGITNFGAFVELPTGKTGLVHISEVADSYVKDINDVLTVGQEITVKVLSVENDGKIGLSIKKAVDRPEGERPRPARQFDRGPRPAGQDRGPRSFDNKGPRGGGNRGGFNKGGRNTPPPRKEQSFDTLMSSFLKDSEDRLATLKRQTDSKRGGRGAKRQ is encoded by the coding sequence ATGTCGATTGAAGTAGGCAGCAAAGTGCAAGGGAAAGTAACAGGCATCACGAATTTCGGAGCGTTCGTTGAGTTACCAACAGGGAAAACTGGTCTTGTTCACATCAGTGAAGTGGCAGATTCTTATGTTAAGGACATCAATGATGTATTAACGGTCGGTCAAGAAATCACCGTTAAAGTCTTAAGTGTTGAAAACGATGGTAAGATTGGTCTTTCCATCAAAAAAGCCGTCGATCGTCCAGAAGGTGAACGCCCACGTCCGGCACGTCAGTTTGACCGTGGACCACGTCCAGCAGGACAAGATCGCGGACCACGTTCGTTCGATAACAAAGGACCACGTGGAGGCGGTAACCGTGGAGGCTTCAACAAAGGTGGCCGTAACACACCACCACCGCGCAAAGAACAATCGTTCGATACGTTGATGTCTAGTTTCCTGAAAGATAGTGAAGATCGTCTTGCTACATTGAAACGTCAAACGGATTCAAAACGTGGCGGACGCGGCGCAAAACGTCAATAA
- a CDS encoding FtsB family cell division protein translates to MPTPLESGRPTPKIKPLNDRKKQLSQNAIENRRRLKNRFFLCLTVFLLIFSLMGWSYMEKRQLIAEQKQSFQVAEQEQTKAKKETARLKEEISRLNDKEYVANLARSELLYSKKGETIFYFSPED, encoded by the coding sequence ATGCCAACACCGCTCGAATCGGGGCGTCCTACGCCAAAGATCAAGCCGCTCAATGACCGCAAGAAGCAATTGAGTCAGAATGCCATCGAAAACCGTCGACGTCTCAAAAATCGCTTTTTCCTGTGTCTGACCGTCTTTTTGCTCATCTTTTCCCTCATGGGGTGGTCATACATGGAAAAACGGCAATTGATCGCAGAACAAAAGCAGTCATTTCAAGTAGCTGAACAAGAGCAGACAAAAGCGAAAAAAGAAACGGCTCGTCTGAAAGAAGAAATCAGTCGTCTCAATGATAAAGAATATGTGGCGAACCTAGCTCGAAGTGAGTTGCTCTATTCGAAAAAAGGGGAAACGATCTTCTACTTTTCACCTGAAGACTAA
- a CDS encoding RNA-binding S4 domain-containing protein, whose product MRLDKFLKVSRLIKRRTLAKEVADQGRITINGNVAKASSTVAAGDEMTIRFGNKIVTVAISSIKEHAKKEEASDMYEIIREEKVNSEESM is encoded by the coding sequence ATGAGACTTGATAAATTTTTAAAAGTGTCGCGTCTGATCAAACGACGGACGCTTGCGAAAGAAGTCGCCGATCAAGGGCGTATTACGATCAACGGTAATGTAGCAAAAGCAAGTAGTACCGTAGCAGCAGGTGATGAGATGACGATACGGTTCGGAAATAAGATCGTCACAGTTGCTATATCGAGCATTAAAGAACATGCGAAAAAAGAAGAAGCATCTGATATGTATGAGATCATCCGTGAAGAAAAGGTGAATTCCGAAGAATCGATGTGA
- a CDS encoding putative polysaccharide biosynthesis protein, with translation MNKRTIAQGAALLAISSYISKLLSFFYRIPYQNLAGDFGLYVYQTVYPLFAIAAALGIYALPVIVAKLTLHHPDEKREVLWSIFYVLLAMTVFFGVLGWWIAPTLAGWFGDNKLVVPLRAVTCTFYLLPVIAVLRGMFQADLEMRPTAVSQVSENAVRVGLMLLVTYIGVSMQADPYWIGASAHLTAIGGSVVSLFVLLRFAKGKIGRPVFSSVHVRRVGKVLVTSGVAVSIASLALLLMQLIDGLTFVNLLGNTTETKIEKGVLDRGYPLLQFAILFATSMSLASVPSLSTAYRKHDPRMMRQQLETLLRSGLLIAAAATIGLMGVMRPLNIALYQNDEGTVGLIWLAATSFAASIAMMIVSCLQSVDAEKYALVGVLVGLGAKLALNLYFIPRYGMIGAGMATFGGFAVMAAAQWILLNRKFGRVSAGNTFYRRLILPVLAMSVFLYLIETFFQLFELETRIGAALEVGVLVVGGAIIYGSMALRVRTLTAQEWALLPLGDKLYQMYQRRRSI, from the coding sequence ATGAATAAACGAACGATTGCCCAAGGCGCAGCATTACTTGCGATCTCTAGTTATATCTCGAAATTACTCAGCTTCTTTTACCGGATTCCGTATCAGAATCTTGCCGGTGACTTTGGACTGTATGTCTATCAGACCGTCTATCCGTTATTTGCGATTGCGGCAGCGCTCGGCATTTATGCGCTGCCTGTCATCGTGGCGAAATTGACGCTTCACCACCCAGATGAGAAACGAGAAGTTCTCTGGTCGATTTTTTATGTCTTACTTGCCATGACCGTCTTTTTCGGGGTGCTTGGTTGGTGGATCGCCCCGACACTTGCCGGATGGTTTGGGGATAACAAACTCGTCGTTCCCTTGCGTGCAGTGACGTGTACGTTTTACTTACTGCCCGTGATTGCCGTTCTACGAGGCATGTTTCAAGCAGATCTTGAGATGCGACCGACTGCCGTATCCCAAGTCTCTGAAAATGCCGTTCGCGTCGGACTGATGTTGCTCGTGACCTATATCGGTGTCTCGATGCAGGCAGATCCTTACTGGATTGGTGCGAGTGCTCATTTAACGGCGATCGGCGGCAGTGTGGTTTCGTTATTCGTTTTATTGCGTTTTGCGAAAGGAAAGATCGGTCGTCCTGTGTTTTCAAGTGTTCACGTACGACGGGTCGGTAAGGTGCTCGTGACAAGCGGTGTGGCAGTTAGTATCGCGTCACTTGCCTTATTGTTGATGCAATTGATCGACGGGTTGACGTTCGTCAATCTACTTGGCAATACGACGGAGACGAAAATCGAAAAAGGGGTCCTCGATCGTGGATACCCATTATTGCAATTTGCGATTTTATTTGCGACATCAATGAGTCTTGCGAGCGTTCCGTCCTTATCGACCGCATATCGAAAGCATGATCCACGGATGATGCGTCAACAATTGGAAACGCTGCTCCGTTCCGGTCTGTTGATTGCCGCTGCAGCGACGATCGGTTTAATGGGTGTGATGCGTCCGCTCAATATTGCGTTATATCAAAATGACGAAGGAACAGTAGGGTTGATTTGGCTCGCAGCGACGTCATTTGCTGCTTCGATCGCGATGATGATTGTCTCTTGTCTGCAGTCAGTCGATGCCGAAAAATATGCGCTCGTCGGTGTTCTTGTCGGATTAGGGGCGAAGCTCGCTCTGAATCTCTATTTCATTCCCCGATATGGTATGATCGGGGCGGGTATGGCGACATTTGGCGGTTTTGCCGTCATGGCGGCGGCTCAGTGGATTTTATTGAATCGGAAGTTCGGTCGCGTATCAGCAGGAAACACATTTTATCGCCGACTGATCTTACCTGTGCTTGCCATGAGTGTGTTTCTGTATCTGATCGAAACGTTCTTTCAGCTATTTGAGCTTGAGACACGAATCGGTGCGGCACTCGAAGTCGGCGTCCTTGTCGTCGGTGGTGCCATCATTTACGGCAGTATGGCGTTACGCGTCCGGACATTAACAGCACAAGAGTGGGCGTTATTGCCTTTAGGAGATAAGTTATATCAGATGTACCAACGTAGGAGGAGCATATGA
- the mazG gene encoding nucleoside triphosphate pyrophosphohydrolase translates to MTHRITIVGLGVGELEQLPFGIYRLLKNTTQPVYLRTMDHPVVSELAAEGMNFTSFDSVYERHSRFEDVYTEIVEELLYLSETTDIIYAVPGHPLVAESTVQQLLQRTDNVDVVGGQSFLDPMFAALGVDPIEGFQLLDATAFAVDEAQIRQHLLIGQVYDALVAGDLKVQLMERYPDEHLVTLVTAAGTSQQTVQNVPLYELDHVTTLSNLTTVYVPPVTDEQTLNRDFSTLKEIIARLRGEGGCPWDQEQTHESLKRHLIEESYELLEAIDLQDDNLMIEELGDVLLQVMLHAQIGLDEGYFDIRDVIGSVSDKMIRRHPHVFGETTVDSSEDVVSNWQDIKAQEKPERTFLLDGVTKGAPALMRAEAIQKKVAKVGFEWEDVEGALEKVIEELRELKEAALEERLGEFGDVLFSMALVGKYLGLSAEEGLQRTNDKFIRRFTRMEQLADRPLVEMTLEEQDLLWHQAKQEEQS, encoded by the coding sequence ATGACACACCGAATTACGATCGTCGGCCTTGGCGTCGGCGAACTGGAACAATTGCCATTCGGCATCTATCGATTATTAAAAAATACGACACAACCTGTCTATTTACGGACAATGGATCATCCGGTCGTTTCAGAACTCGCAGCAGAGGGAATGAACTTTACATCATTTGACTCGGTTTACGAACGACATAGTCGGTTTGAAGATGTATACACAGAAATCGTCGAGGAATTGCTTTACCTTTCTGAAACGACGGACATCATCTACGCCGTTCCAGGACATCCATTAGTCGCTGAGAGTACCGTGCAACAGTTGTTACAACGGACAGACAATGTCGATGTCGTAGGGGGACAAAGTTTTCTCGATCCGATGTTCGCAGCCCTTGGCGTGGATCCGATTGAAGGATTCCAGTTACTTGATGCAACAGCGTTTGCCGTTGATGAAGCACAGATTCGTCAACATCTGCTGATTGGACAAGTCTATGATGCGCTTGTCGCAGGTGATTTAAAGGTCCAGTTGATGGAACGGTATCCGGATGAACATTTGGTCACTCTTGTCACAGCAGCAGGTACAAGTCAGCAAACCGTTCAAAACGTACCGTTGTATGAACTCGATCATGTGACGACGCTCAGTAACTTAACGACGGTCTATGTACCACCGGTTACGGATGAGCAGACGTTGAATCGCGACTTCTCGACCTTAAAAGAGATTATCGCTCGTTTACGTGGCGAAGGTGGGTGTCCGTGGGATCAAGAGCAAACTCATGAGTCCTTAAAACGGCATTTAATCGAAGAATCTTACGAATTACTGGAAGCCATCGACCTTCAGGACGATAATTTAATGATAGAAGAGCTAGGAGATGTCCTCTTACAGGTCATGCTCCACGCACAAATTGGTTTAGATGAAGGTTATTTTGATATTCGAGACGTCATCGGAAGCGTCAGTGATAAGATGATTCGTCGTCATCCGCATGTTTTCGGGGAAACGACTGTCGATTCTTCAGAAGATGTCGTTTCGAACTGGCAAGACATCAAAGCGCAAGAAAAACCAGAGCGGACTTTCTTGCTTGATGGTGTGACAAAAGGAGCACCTGCTTTGATGCGGGCAGAAGCTATTCAAAAGAAAGTGGCGAAAGTCGGTTTTGAGTGGGAAGACGTCGAGGGGGCACTTGAAAAAGTGATCGAAGAGTTACGTGAATTGAAAGAAGCAGCACTAGAAGAACGACTCGGAGAATTCGGAGACGTCCTGTTTTCGATGGCACTCGTCGGAAAATACCTCGGTCTATCGGCAGAAGAGGGATTACAACGAACGAACGATAAATTCATTCGCCGTTTTACACGGATGGAACAACTAGCGGATCGACCGCTCGTTGAGATGACGCTTGAAGAACAAGATTTACTCTGGCATCAAGCGAAGCAGGAGGAACAGTCATGA